The following coding sequences lie in one Takifugu flavidus isolate HTHZ2018 chromosome 4, ASM371156v2, whole genome shotgun sequence genomic window:
- the LOC130524723 gene encoding uncharacterized protein LOC130524723, whose product MSDSEAIQLVEEARKLCSVGKLRLHKFISNSDKVLKSIPKEECAESVKNLDMALGEPLMERALGVQWCVFSDDFQFRVTVKERPLTRRGVLSTVASIYDPLGFVAPFILRGKLLLQQMCRDKVDWDEPLPEELRSQWELWLQDLQNLSSVKIRRCYIPERFTDVEKYELHHFSDASVTGYGECSYLRAVSAEGEVHCSLVMAKARVAPTKVTTIPRLELSAAVVAAKMSVMLRNELDIDGLQEYFWTDSKVVLGYINNDAKRFQVFVANRIQRIKSITDAEQWQYVKSEDNPADHASRGLMAHQLVSSNWLTGPEFLWKQDLPAGNIKVGEIQDDDPELRKVQVLNTKAKEEKSLLDCLSKFSDWRRAVKAIACLKRYVQQRKGLKPKTNETTNIEERQEAELFIIKLVQEEAFNSEIKGIKQCKEVRPKDKTNNLHKLSPFLDEHGVLRVGGRLTRSSLHPHVKHPVILPKTSHVSSLLIKHYHQKVHHQGRGITVNELRSSGIWIIGCSSAVASHIHKCMMCRKYRRNTQDPKWQICQKTGWKVLLHLHIVA is encoded by the coding sequence ATGTCTGACTCAGAGGCTATCCAGCTTGTCGAAGAAGCTAGGAAGCTTTGCAGTGTAGGCAAGTTGAGGCTACACAAGTTCATCTCCAACAGTGACAAAGTGTTAAAGTCGATACCCAAGGAAGAGTGTGCAGAAAGCGTGAAAAACCTGGATATGGCTTTGGGAGAGCCACTGATGGAACGTGCACTCGGCGTGCAGTGGTGCGTCTTCTCTGATGATTTTCAGTTCAGAGTTACTGTCAAGGAACGCCCACTGACCAGAAGAGGAGTGTTATCCACTGTAGCTTCCATCTATGACCCATTAGGGTTTGTTGCACCATTCATCCTCCGTGGAAAACTGCTTTTACAACAAATGTGTCGAGACAAAGTTGACTGGGATGAGCCACTCCCTGAAGAGCTCAGATCACAGTGGGAGTTATGGCTACAAGATCTTCAGAATTTATCTAGTGTAAAAATTAGGAGATGTTACATTCCAGAAAGGTTCACAGATGTTGAGAAGTACGAACTCCATCACTTTTCCGACGCCAGCGTCACAGGTTATGGTGAGTGTAGTTATCTCAGAGCAGTTAGTGCTGAGGGAGAGGTTCATTGCTCGCTAGTGATGGCGAAAGCGCGTGTTGCTCCCACCAAAGTAACTACTATACCGCGCCTTGAGTTGTCTGCAGCGGTGGTAGCAGCAAAGATGAGTGTCATGCTCAGAAATGAGCTTGATATAGATGGTCTTCAAGAATATTTTTGGACAGACTCCAAGGTCGTTCTTGGATATATAAACAATGATGCCAAAAGGTTTCAAGTGTTTGTCGCAAACAGAATCCAAAGAATTAAGTCCATCACTGATGCTGAGCAATGGCAGTATGTGAAATCTGAAGATAACCCGGCAGATCACGCTTCAAGGGGCCTGATGGCACATCAGCTTGTCAGTTCAAATTGGCTCACTGGCCCAGAATTTCTATGGAAACAGGACCTACCTGCAGGAAATATCAAGGTGGGAGAAATCCAAGATGATGATCCAGAGCTACGGAAAGTTCAGGTtctaaacacaaaagcaaaggaaGAGAAGTCTTTGCTTGATTGTTTATCAAAGTTTTCTGACTGGAGAAGAGCTGTGAAAGCCATTGCCTGTCTTAAAAGATATGTACAGCAAAGAAAGGGTCTCAAACCTAAGACTAATGAAACCACAAACATTGAAGAAAGACAGGAAGCGGAGCTTTTCATTATTAAACTGGTCCAAGAGGAAGCATTCAACTCTGAGATCAAAGGTATAAAGCAATGCAAGGAAGTAAGACCTAAGGATAAAACAAACAACTTACACAAGCTAAGTCCATTCTTGGATGAGCATGGTGTGCTCAGGGTAGGAGGACGTTTGACAAGGTCTAGTCTTCACCCACATGTCAAGCATCCTGTCATTTTGCCTAAGACAAGCCATGTATCTTCTTTACTTATCAAGCATTACCACCAAAAGGTGCATCATCAAGGAAGAGGCATAACTGTAAATGAACTAAGATCGAGTGGAATATGGATCATAGGCTGCAGTAGTGCAGTTGCCTCACACATCCACAAATGTATGATGTGCAGAAAGtacagaagaaacacacaagatCCAAAATGGCAGATTTGCCAGAAGACAGGATGGAAAGTACTCCTCCATTTACATATTGTGGCCTAG